GTTGGCGATGATCCCCTTGGGTCGCTGGCGCGCGGCCTCGGCGTTGACCTCGGGCACGACGAGCGGGACCTGCGGGTCCATGCGGAAGGCGCTCGTATTGTCGATCACCACGGCGCCCGCGGCGGCCGCGAGCGGCGCGTAGTCGCGGCTGATCGGACCGCCCGCCGAGAAGAGCGCGACCTTGACGCCAGCGAAGCTCTGCGCATCGAGCGCCCGCACGGTCACCCGCTCGCCGCGAAACTCGAGCGCTTGGCCGGCCGAGCGCGAGGACGCGAGCGGCAGCAGCTCGTCGACCGGAAAGCGGCGCTGCTCGAGCACGCGCAGCATTTCGCGGCCCACGGCGCCGGTGGCGCCGACCACGGCAACCTTATAGCCCATCACCCTGAACCTCCCCGTCTGGCCCGCAGCGAGCGGCGCAACCGCGCCAGCAGCGTCTGGAGCTGCTGGGCCTGCGGTGCGCCAAGGCCGGCGCGACCAAAGCGGGCCGCATAGTAGCAGCGCGTCAGCTCGTCGACCAGGGGCGCCGCGGGGTGTCTGGCGCGCACCAAGCGCAACGCCAGCTCGCTCGGCGTCACGCCCTCCCCGCGGGCGACGCCCGCGCGCGCGAGCTCCCGCAGGGCGCGGCGATAGACGCGCGTCGCCGGATGCGCGCGCCGCCAGGAGCGGGCGCCGCGCCGCGCCCCAGCAGCGCCTCTGGCGCGCCGTCGGAGCAAGAGTCACGCAGCGATCGCTGCGGCGCCGATCAGGCCACCGATCCACGCGCGGTGCCGGTCGCTCGGCCTCGAGTTCGGCGACGAGGCGCCCGTCGAGCGCCCGCGCAGCCAGCGGGCGG
The nucleotide sequence above comes from Pseudomonadota bacterium. Encoded proteins:
- a CDS encoding DUF4129 domain-containing protein, which codes for MLRRRARGAAGARRGARSWRRAHPATRVYRRALRELARAGVARGEGVTPSELALRLVRARHPAAPLVDELTRCYYAARFGRAGLGAPQAQQLQTLLARLRRSLRARRGGSG